Proteins encoded within one genomic window of Saccharopolyspora pogona:
- a CDS encoding SDR family NAD(P)-dependent oxidoreductase yields the protein MPVPAATTVVISGASRGLGLAMASDLLKADLRVATFARTPTPGLLELQDAFGDRFYHDSVDINDRSMVSEFLSRTAERLGPPDALINNAAVGQDSMLVQTRPDHIESLIATNLTAPLLLTRDFLRTLLASGRRGRIVMIGSVCAQRGYPGLTVYSATKGALESATRSLAREWRDRVLVNCISPGFFDSEMSAVLGANQVASIARRTPTGRLVTPEDILPLVRTLLLEHTNINGQIITADGGGSI from the coding sequence ATGCCGGTACCGGCCGCCACCACAGTGGTCATTTCAGGGGCGTCCCGAGGCTTGGGCCTGGCCATGGCCTCCGATCTGCTCAAGGCCGACCTGCGGGTGGCCACTTTTGCCAGGACGCCCACCCCTGGCCTGCTAGAGCTGCAAGACGCGTTCGGGGACCGCTTTTACCACGACAGTGTCGATATCAACGACCGGTCGATGGTTAGCGAGTTCCTGTCGCGCACGGCGGAGCGTCTTGGCCCGCCCGACGCGTTGATCAACAATGCGGCGGTGGGCCAGGATTCCATGCTCGTGCAGACACGGCCGGACCACATCGAGTCCCTCATCGCCACCAACCTCACAGCGCCACTTCTGCTCACGCGTGACTTCCTGCGCACGTTGCTCGCATCAGGGCGACGGGGCCGCATCGTCATGATCGGCTCCGTCTGTGCCCAACGCGGCTATCCGGGGCTGACCGTGTACTCCGCCACGAAGGGCGCACTGGAATCGGCCACTCGCTCGCTCGCCCGCGAGTGGCGGGACCGTGTGCTGGTCAACTGCATCTCCCCTGGCTTTTTCGACTCGGAGATGTCCGCAGTACTGGGCGCCAACCAGGTCGCCTCCATCGCACGCCGCACCCCCACCGGCCGTCTGGTCACGCCTGAGGACATCCTGCCGCTTGTCCGAACCCTGCTCCTCGAGCACACCAACATCAACGGGCAGATCATCACCGCGGACGGAGGTGGCAGCATCTGA
- a CDS encoding transposase, whose product MTNTTWSGYTERGRESFEVRFPVTAGQTCPVRPPCTRSTRRGRQLMLRPRDIHNAVERPEPAGHAPATSPGSISPLPHNYQIGDRIVGVGWL is encoded by the coding sequence ATGACCAACACGACCTGGTCGGGATACACCGAACGGGGCCGGGAATCGTTCGAGGTGCGCTTCCCGGTCACGGCTGGTCAAACGTGTCCGGTCCGCCCACCGTGCACACGATCCACCCGCAGGGGTCGGCAGCTGATGCTGCGCCCACGCGACATTCACAACGCGGTCGAGCGGCCCGAACCGGCCGGACACGCACCAGCAACCTCGCCAGGCTCGATCTCACCCTTGCCGCATAACTATCAAATAGGCGACAGAATCGTTGGGGTTGGGTGGTTGTGA
- a CDS encoding thioesterase II family protein, whose translation MEAATPALWPLGSHPAPHLNLVCFPHAGGHADFFARWPANIVPGVQLHAVEYPGRGRRPDDQAAAGIGPLADEITSHILALPAVPLLLFGHSMGSVVAFEVARRLAVVESAPPHALVVSNISAPHRLHLREPLPVTDDGVWEHSYNIGGIPKPIYRSRTLKSLMAPTLRADYEMLNRYRCDPSAKITCPVTVLHSDSDVLTPLDDATAWNELAVGTYSYRSFIGGHFYLAEQEALVAQLVSGLGIGYAAERPQPAIPLQRETSSVDHTQTSTSAH comes from the coding sequence GTGGAGGCGGCCACGCCCGCGTTGTGGCCCCTCGGCTCCCACCCGGCCCCGCACCTGAACCTCGTGTGCTTTCCCCATGCGGGAGGCCACGCGGACTTCTTCGCCAGGTGGCCGGCAAACATCGTGCCCGGCGTCCAACTCCATGCCGTCGAATACCCGGGGCGCGGCCGAAGGCCGGATGACCAAGCCGCAGCGGGGATTGGTCCACTCGCGGACGAGATCACCTCGCATATCCTCGCCCTGCCCGCTGTGCCGCTGTTGCTCTTCGGGCACAGCATGGGCTCGGTGGTGGCCTTCGAGGTCGCTCGCAGACTCGCTGTCGTTGAAAGCGCTCCACCACACGCCCTGGTCGTATCGAACATCTCCGCCCCCCACCGGCTGCACCTGCGCGAGCCGCTTCCCGTCACAGACGACGGAGTGTGGGAACACTCCTACAACATCGGTGGTATCCCCAAGCCGATCTACCGGAGCAGAACGCTGAAAAGCCTGATGGCGCCGACACTGCGCGCGGATTACGAGATGCTGAACCGCTACCGATGCGACCCGTCGGCGAAGATCACCTGCCCTGTCACCGTGTTGCATTCTGACAGCGACGTTCTCACGCCCTTGGACGACGCCACGGCCTGGAATGAGCTGGCGGTAGGGACGTATTCCTACCGGAGCTTCATCGGCGGGCATTTCTACCTTGCCGAGCAGGAAGCCCTGGTCGCCCAACTGGTATCCGGACTCGGAATCGGCTACGCAGCCGAAAGGCCCCAACCGGCCATCCCCCTTCAGCGCGAAACGAGTTCCGTCGACCACACGCAGACCAGCACATCCGCGCACTGA
- a CDS encoding AMP-binding protein, translating to MITHDQLDALAAVWEHHQRSDTELLIISASRYDDQLAGELETAGFTLLGTPDVRARTLETTPAKPKRVWVSTSGSSGRPKRVAHTLQGLTTVSTPQAPRRWLLPFTPGTYAWWQLVTLSLNVPGQDLVTVEADRLGDWPTLAAAEEVTAVSATPTFWRHSLLRDRAAVTALRLEQITLGGEPVDQRLLTELTTAYPEARVSWIYASTETGAAFAVHDGKAGFPVSWLESHTPERPQLRVEDDELLVRSPYQGVELQGFVRTGDRAEIREGRVHITGRISHDQLNVGGSKIAASTVREVLTAHPSVAWAQVRARRAPLVGELVAAEVVATTEVDSAELTSWCSSRLPDYAIPRLITFRKEVTLKASLKSDL from the coding sequence GTGATCACGCACGACCAGCTCGATGCACTCGCCGCTGTCTGGGAGCACCATCAGCGCTCGGACACCGAGTTGCTGATCATTTCCGCCTCGCGCTACGACGATCAGTTGGCCGGCGAACTGGAGACCGCCGGTTTTACGCTGCTCGGCACGCCCGATGTGCGCGCGCGGACACTGGAAACGACGCCTGCCAAACCAAAGCGGGTGTGGGTTTCCACCAGCGGTAGTTCTGGGCGGCCGAAACGGGTGGCGCACACGCTGCAGGGCCTGACAACGGTGTCCACACCACAGGCGCCTCGGCGCTGGCTGCTGCCCTTCACACCCGGCACCTACGCGTGGTGGCAGCTCGTCACGCTATCCCTCAATGTGCCCGGTCAAGATCTCGTGACCGTCGAAGCCGACCGTCTCGGCGACTGGCCGACCCTCGCCGCTGCTGAGGAGGTCACCGCGGTGTCGGCGACACCGACGTTCTGGCGGCACTCGTTGCTGCGCGACCGCGCGGCGGTCACGGCACTGCGGCTCGAACAGATCACGCTCGGCGGGGAACCGGTTGACCAGCGACTACTCACCGAGCTCACGACTGCTTATCCCGAAGCCAGGGTGAGCTGGATCTACGCCTCCACCGAAACCGGCGCAGCGTTTGCAGTGCATGACGGCAAGGCCGGCTTTCCGGTCTCCTGGCTGGAAAGCCACACCCCGGAGCGACCGCAGCTACGCGTGGAGGACGATGAGCTCCTCGTTCGAAGCCCATACCAAGGCGTTGAGCTCCAGGGCTTCGTTCGTACCGGCGACCGAGCGGAAATCCGCGAGGGCCGAGTGCACATCACCGGCCGGATCAGCCACGACCAGCTCAACGTCGGAGGCTCGAAGATCGCCGCATCCACCGTGCGAGAAGTCCTCACCGCTCACCCCAGCGTCGCGTGGGCCCAGGTACGGGCCCGCCGCGCCCCCCTCGTCGGCGAGCTCGTCGCGGCGGAGGTTGTGGCCACCACCGAGGTGGATTCCGCCGAGCTGACGTCGTGGTGTTCTTCGCGCCTTCCCGACTACGCCATCCCCCGGCTGATCACTTTTCGCAAGGAAGTAACTTTGAAAGCGAGCTTGAAGAGTGACCTCTAA
- a CDS encoding acyl carrier protein yields MLLVAEGITMTSAEHHGLVIDLDEDSLGLTFRATPAAIQEIENNLSLGNMAWEGFAHSTNNDGVVRPKFARLDHQHRRGHDASQSFVMAGVSWLGGSTRPCYMGNAAPGNADPPCSPATGASYARSVTASKHGSCTGVTDAAGPHKVVEITSLTNDSSKHMAPQCNMTRFDGTASDERAVTSVFSGKSACRPRQRSVSFLPAATQQYLASNAGTDDKRLRTGSRIDRSWRIVAFKSSVAFPTKLWSKLAEPKATNALTQYLQLAFTHRPHERTFEKNTSEPASVLPWMTRKSTSDYTDSNLIQEDRMQETIDGALLSRSAARTMLEDLLHAQSKVIPESDDLALSDLGFTSLDLAELTVRLEDQVGGEVALEAAAIRPLRTVSDLLDLLAELRPVTL; encoded by the coding sequence TTGCTGCTCGTCGCCGAGGGGATCACCATGACCTCCGCCGAGCACCACGGGCTGGTCATCGATCTTGATGAGGACAGCCTCGGGCTGACTTTCCGCGCCACTCCGGCAGCGATTCAGGAGATCGAGAACAACCTGTCCCTCGGGAACATGGCTTGGGAAGGCTTCGCGCATTCCACAAATAACGACGGCGTGGTACGCCCGAAATTCGCGAGACTCGATCACCAACATCGACGCGGTCATGATGCCAGCCAGAGCTTTGTAATGGCAGGTGTTAGCTGGCTTGGAGGGTCTACCCGGCCCTGTTACATGGGGAATGCGGCGCCTGGCAACGCGGATCCGCCGTGCTCGCCGGCCACCGGCGCTTCCTACGCAAGATCGGTAACAGCATCAAAGCATGGGTCGTGCACCGGTGTGACGGACGCGGCTGGCCCACATAAAGTCGTTGAGATTACTTCGCTAACAAATGATTCCAGCAAGCATATGGCACCACAGTGCAACATGACAAGGTTCGATGGCACCGCTAGTGACGAAAGGGCAGTCACGAGCGTTTTCTCGGGCAAATCCGCTTGTAGGCCTAGACAACGCTCTGTATCCTTCCTACCAGCAGCGACGCAGCAGTACCTTGCCTCGAATGCGGGAACGGACGACAAGCGGCTTCGCACTGGTTCCCGCATAGACCGATCTTGGCGCATTGTCGCGTTCAAATCATCCGTCGCATTTCCGACGAAACTCTGGTCAAAACTTGCTGAACCCAAGGCGACAAATGCATTGACACAATATCTGCAACTAGCGTTCACCCACCGACCTCATGAACGCACCTTTGAGAAAAACACGTCTGAACCAGCATCCGTTCTGCCGTGGATGACTCGCAAAAGTACAAGCGACTACACAGACAGTAATCTCATCCAGGAGGATCGCATGCAAGAGACCATTGACGGCGCCCTTTTGTCCCGAAGCGCCGCGCGAACGATGCTGGAGGATCTTCTGCACGCGCAGAGCAAGGTCATCCCCGAGAGTGACGATCTCGCGCTGTCCGACCTGGGCTTCACCTCGCTGGACTTGGCTGAGCTCACCGTACGCCTCGAAGACCAGGTAGGTGGGGAAGTCGCTCTCGAGGCCGCGGCTATCCGGCCGCTGCGAACCGTGAGTGATCTGCTCGACCTTCTCGCCGAACTACGCCCAGTGACGCTATGA
- a CDS encoding right-handed parallel beta-helix repeat-containing protein, with amino-acid sequence MAGKLINGGSTRSMLTVSATGPDCYRTIGDAVAAARAGDVISIQPGTYRESVHLHRDVTLSAAGPAGAVRIESSAEPAIQMTAESAGLSGVVVVHSGAETSAIDVPSGRLRLDECTVEAESAAAVFVRGQAEVLAHACTFVNPGGAGLIAVERGGGSFDKCTWREMKNSAVVFRTGATPLLLDCTITDVNGSAVLAAERSRGTVRDCRIVRAGNPAVVIESGSTLQVTGTSIVETGGVGVLVASGATPLLEDCSIDDAAAQGIVLMQQAAPEMRRVKVRRPVGYGIHVLEGSAGAFIECEVSGANDVGVFVGESHTEFNELRVEDSGATGILVSDSANPSFSDIQIQASGGCGIEVRGGASPRLIGAVIAASAADGVLVTERGRLSAEDLAVTDSEAVGVRAIDGGHLDFRGVTVSGSTEVNILVADSEATLHGCDLSGAGQQGMLISSGSSVELTQTRAAASEGSGIEWAAGTTGSMSQCEASGNGGDGVVVASTEPINIRECLFESNGGAGLRISVRRDNLQLSGIESKRNKDPQSDTTGGDSRLSEQLKQSGSTRSAKTPGKTAEQEGKPESASRKFEGPLGGLLDELNSLVGLADVKREVEILTRLEQMAERRAAVGLPMPPMSRHLVFTGAPGTGKTTVARLYGKILAELGVLRTGQLVEVGRADLVASIVGGTALKTTECFEKALGGVLFIDEAYALSATSGGGADFGREAIDTLVKLMEDHRDDVVVIVAGYTVEMRKFLASNPGLGSRFSRTIEFADYSSADLVTIVEGLCRANDFRLEFETREAALNYFEKLPRDESFGNGRTARKVFEEMIGRQAYRLADVPDASAVEMTRLLPEDIGPLPGSGIGAGAAAADAEKVEALLNKLQQMVGLAEVKSEVSNMVDLLASAGQRQAAGLPVPSLSRHLIFGGPPGTGKTTVARLYGEILASLGVLQRGQVIEVGRANLVGEYVGHTAQRTTDAFERARGGVLFIDEAYTLSSQRGSGNDFGREAIDTLVKLMEDHRDEVVVVAAGYEEQMEDFLAANPGLSSRFSHRVRFADYTNDELVTIVTQHAASAGYECTGPTVAALRAHFVAVPRGTSFGNGRYARQVMDEAVTRHAKRLRLTVSPTLEDLCVLLPEDIPGPAESVGT; translated from the coding sequence GTGGCAGGCAAGCTGATCAACGGTGGCAGCACGAGATCGATGCTGACCGTCTCCGCCACCGGACCTGACTGCTACCGCACCATCGGTGACGCCGTGGCGGCAGCCCGCGCTGGCGACGTCATCTCCATCCAGCCCGGCACATACCGGGAATCGGTGCACCTGCACCGCGACGTGACGCTGTCGGCCGCCGGGCCCGCAGGAGCCGTCCGCATCGAGTCCAGTGCGGAACCGGCGATCCAGATGACCGCCGAATCAGCTGGGCTCTCCGGCGTCGTCGTCGTGCACAGCGGCGCTGAGACGTCGGCGATCGACGTGCCGTCCGGTCGTCTCCGGTTGGACGAGTGCACCGTGGAGGCCGAGTCGGCCGCTGCGGTGTTTGTGCGGGGCCAAGCGGAGGTGCTCGCGCACGCCTGCACTTTCGTCAACCCCGGGGGTGCCGGACTGATCGCCGTGGAAAGGGGCGGCGGCAGTTTCGACAAATGCACGTGGCGCGAGATGAAGAACTCCGCTGTGGTGTTCCGCACTGGTGCCACCCCGCTACTCCTGGACTGCACGATCACCGACGTGAACGGAAGTGCTGTGCTGGCGGCCGAACGGTCACGAGGCACGGTGCGGGACTGCCGCATCGTGCGTGCCGGCAACCCCGCGGTCGTCATCGAAAGCGGCAGCACCCTGCAGGTGACTGGAACCTCCATTGTGGAGACCGGCGGTGTCGGCGTGCTGGTGGCTTCCGGCGCCACGCCTCTCCTGGAGGACTGCTCGATCGACGACGCGGCGGCACAGGGCATCGTCCTCATGCAGCAGGCCGCGCCGGAGATGCGTCGCGTCAAGGTCAGGCGTCCGGTCGGATACGGCATCCACGTGCTGGAAGGGTCGGCCGGTGCATTCATCGAGTGCGAGGTCAGCGGTGCCAATGACGTCGGCGTGTTCGTCGGCGAGTCGCACACGGAGTTCAACGAACTGCGTGTCGAAGACAGTGGGGCGACGGGGATTCTGGTTAGCGACTCGGCTAACCCGTCCTTTTCAGACATTCAAATCCAGGCATCCGGTGGCTGCGGCATCGAGGTCCGCGGTGGTGCGTCACCCCGGCTGATCGGCGCGGTGATCGCGGCATCGGCCGCGGACGGAGTTCTGGTGACCGAGCGCGGGCGCCTGTCGGCCGAGGACCTGGCGGTCACGGACTCCGAGGCAGTGGGTGTGCGGGCCATCGATGGTGGGCATCTCGACTTTCGCGGCGTCACGGTGTCGGGCAGCACCGAGGTCAATATCCTGGTCGCCGACAGTGAGGCGACGCTGCATGGATGTGACCTGTCCGGGGCCGGCCAGCAGGGCATGCTGATTTCCAGCGGGTCGTCGGTGGAACTGACCCAGACCCGGGCCGCCGCGTCGGAAGGGTCCGGTATCGAATGGGCAGCCGGTACCACCGGCAGCATGTCGCAGTGCGAGGCGTCCGGCAACGGTGGCGACGGCGTCGTGGTCGCGTCCACCGAGCCGATCAACATTCGTGAATGTCTGTTCGAATCCAACGGCGGTGCCGGCCTGCGCATCTCGGTGCGTCGGGACAACCTGCAGCTCAGCGGTATCGAGAGCAAGCGGAACAAGGACCCGCAAAGCGACACGACCGGTGGCGACTCGCGGTTGTCCGAGCAGCTGAAGCAGTCCGGGAGCACCCGCTCGGCCAAGACGCCGGGCAAAACCGCCGAGCAGGAGGGAAAACCGGAGTCCGCGTCTCGCAAGTTCGAAGGACCGCTGGGCGGACTGCTCGACGAGCTGAACTCGCTCGTGGGCTTGGCAGACGTCAAGCGGGAAGTGGAGATCCTGACCCGGCTGGAGCAGATGGCTGAACGGCGGGCCGCTGTCGGCCTCCCGATGCCTCCGATGAGCCGGCACCTCGTGTTCACCGGCGCGCCCGGTACCGGTAAGACCACGGTGGCACGGCTTTACGGCAAGATCCTCGCAGAGTTGGGAGTGCTGCGGACCGGGCAGCTCGTCGAGGTGGGCCGCGCCGATCTGGTCGCCAGCATCGTCGGTGGAACGGCCCTGAAAACCACCGAGTGCTTCGAGAAAGCTTTGGGCGGCGTGCTGTTCATCGACGAGGCGTACGCGCTGTCGGCGACCAGCGGGGGCGGCGCGGACTTCGGTCGCGAAGCGATCGACACGTTGGTCAAGCTGATGGAGGACCACCGCGACGACGTCGTGGTGATCGTGGCCGGATACACCGTGGAAATGCGGAAGTTCCTGGCGTCCAACCCGGGCCTCGGCTCACGGTTCTCCCGCACGATCGAGTTCGCTGACTACTCCTCGGCGGACCTGGTCACGATCGTGGAAGGCCTGTGCCGGGCAAACGACTTCCGGCTGGAGTTCGAGACCCGCGAAGCGGCGCTGAACTACTTCGAGAAGCTGCCGCGCGACGAGTCTTTCGGCAACGGTCGCACCGCCCGGAAGGTGTTCGAGGAAATGATCGGGCGGCAGGCCTACCGCCTGGCCGATGTCCCGGACGCCAGCGCGGTCGAAATGACCCGCCTGCTGCCCGAGGACATCGGGCCGCTGCCCGGCAGCGGAATCGGTGCGGGCGCGGCGGCCGCCGACGCCGAGAAGGTCGAGGCACTGCTCAACAAGCTGCAGCAGATGGTCGGACTGGCCGAGGTGAAGTCCGAGGTCAGCAACATGGTCGATCTGTTGGCCTCGGCTGGGCAGCGGCAAGCCGCCGGACTCCCGGTGCCATCGTTGAGCAGGCACCTGATCTTCGGCGGGCCACCCGGTACGGGTAAGACGACCGTGGCGCGGCTATACGGCGAAATCCTTGCCTCGCTCGGGGTTTTGCAGCGCGGCCAGGTGATCGAGGTTGGCCGGGCCAACCTGGTAGGCGAGTACGTCGGCCACACCGCGCAGCGCACGACGGATGCATTCGAGCGGGCCCGCGGTGGCGTGCTGTTCATCGACGAGGCGTACACGTTGTCGTCGCAGCGCGGCTCCGGGAACGACTTCGGCCGCGAGGCCATCGACACCCTGGTGAAGCTGATGGAGGACCACCGCGACGAAGTCGTGGTGGTGGCGGCCGGCTACGAGGAGCAGATGGAGGATTTCCTGGCCGCCAACCCAGGATTGTCCTCGCGCTTCTCCCATCGGGTCCGGTTCGCCGACTACACCAACGACGAACTGGTCACGATCGTCACCCAGCACGCGGCGTCGGCTGGCTACGAGTGCACTGGGCCGACGGTGGCGGCCCTGCGTGCCCACTTCGTGGCTGTGCCACGGGGTACGTCGTTCGGCAATGGCCGCTACGCACGCCAGGTCATGGACGAAGCGGTGACCCGCCACGCGAAACGCCTGCGTCTGACGGTGTCCCCGACGCTGGAGGATCTCTGCGTCCTACTCCCGGAAGACATCCCAGGCCCAGCCGAGAGCGTCGGCACCTGA